The following DNA comes from Solanum stenotomum isolate F172 chromosome 11, ASM1918654v1, whole genome shotgun sequence.
TGAAGAAGGCCAATTTTAGCACTAGAGCATATAAAATAACCACTATGGTCAAGTCAATTGCTTTTCACACCTACATTCACGAGCATAATCGACATCAACCATCATATCATCACTATTAGTAGTCACCATTTATACGGAATATAATTAACATTAATCACAATTTATAATCACCATAAAGATCAGTACGCACATCACAAACTATTTCTATAATTACATAACTAGTGATTATTAACCATTACTATCAACTGACATTGTTCATCACTAATTATTACTTCAAACaccatttttaattatataatcagTCATTATAATCACTAGCTATTACCCAAGCTCTCGTCTTAAAGTTGCAATAAGAATTTTTCAGgtgagatttagggtttattaaaaaataaatttttattgacatatatattatttgaacgAAGTATGTTTATTTGtgatcattaaaaaataatttataattgacGTTGATATTCTTTGAATCAATATATTATATGAGCTGCTTTTATAGTAGTGAAGATATATGAGAGTCACTTTTATAACGAGAAATATATTAGCTTTAAATCATAAAGTTGATGCATATATCAAATCTTTTACTTTATATGCACCCAAAAAAATAGCAATTGCAAGTTTcctttatcattaaaaaaatcaaatccttttccatttttcaaatttatcgTCAATTGCTCAATGTTTTTAGTTCATAGGGAAAAGGGTTTGATCTACCCCtaatttttgtcatttagaaCTGATATACcatcgttatgaaagtggcttatatatacccctattgttatacaaatgactcacatatactcTTTTCCTCAAACggaagtgaaaataataattttaattcataaaaatattttgttcaaaaatataatcccatatgggtatatttaatcctcttcacacatatttttttgactttttttgtttcaatgactaatttaaatttattattttgatggtcaagtttatttatgtcgtttcactaattttcttgtaaaatttattatagatgacccaatttttttttcaaatacaaaaactaaatcaCAATATAGCCGAAAAAATGGTCTTAAATTATAATCTAGCcctaaaaaaattagttttaactttttttctttacactaaggaatgaaagaaaaaataaaataaaaataagaaactcaaacaataataatcaaagaagtcaaaaaataatttatgtatgaaaaagattaaaacataccttgaactttgctaaaaggatcatatatacccctacatgttttttttaaaattaaaatttaaaaatattaatttaaaactaatttgtTCACTTCtgttaaatgaagggtatatgtgaacTGATTTTGTAACAGTACAGGTATATGTGAGTCGTTTGTATAGTAATAAAGGTACATATAAATCACTTTTATAGCAATGAatatatcagctccaaatgacaaaATTAAGGGTATTAGCATGACTTTTTCCCTAATTTATGTGCAAAAGTTAaagcaaacataaaatatgataCATTTTTAATTTCCACAATTAAATACTCCTATTTATTAAGAGCACCTCAAGAAGCATCTCACCACTTTCAATAAATGTCTGTCGGCTTTCACTCCCTATCTCCTAATTCTAATTTACGTGACATTTAATTtcaagatttaattttttaaaatttagtcgtaattttaaaaattaatttttttaaataaaaagtatatatataaaaactattatgattaacaatttaaatttttttaaaaatatatatataaaaatttaattgactctcaaaatttaatttatagagACTTGTTTTTTCCAATTTGTTGTTGAAAGTGCCGCATATAAGACAATTAATTTGCCTTTATTTAATCTGctgccaaaaaaataataattaaatatcatAGCATTGCCTCCCCCTACAataaggggttgtttggtttgaaaaattaTAACGTGCAAATTAATGATTTgtagattattaatttaatatgattttttttaatattgattcGTTTCGATTTGATTTTGGCATTCTTCAGTATGGATCTGATTTAATAAACTATGttttttgaattataaaatgagttacttttgttttaaaaaattaaaatgagttgTTTTGTATTTCCTTACCTTAAAAAAATGGGCCATGCTtaatatcaatatcatattatattagtACTATTCTGATATCACCAACCATGGTAGTCTTAATTTTTCCAAACTTAGAGTCGGATTTATTTGTTTCGGgtgtttttaagttaaaatagtTTTTACGTAGTTTTGAAGTgcgataaatatatattaacgttaaaataacaaaaattagtCAAAGGTCAGAAATTAAAATTCCCAAAAGCCTTGGCATTGTTATTGAGAGGTCaaacgtgtttttttttttgaaaaatcaagtgTTTGATAAATCTTTAAAACTGCCTTTAAATAGAATTAGAAACAATATTTCTATTGTtggaaataaactaaaaatttatgttgtttaaaaaaaacagaatcagaattatttttttaaatactaaaatatcccttccatatatacatatttatcaatatatcccTTATTAATTAGggaaacaaaatttattttcgtCCTTGTGTTAtggttttattataattttagtcCCTGCAATATTTGATTTCCCTATTTAACCTTTAATTAAGCAAAGAGAATGATTTTAACCCTTTTGCTAGCTAAAGTTACAAATATAAACAGACATATCACTACTGTCAAGGATAAttacaatataataatattattactattaaataatactaatagaattttttatcatttatttgGCTGCCtaaaatatcatgaaaatattgTTGTAAGAATCATCTCGCCTCTCGTATCCAACACAACTCTAGAGTCTCCAACAtctcaaattacaaaaatggataataaatgaaaatttattttaaaaataagtgataagtaaaaataaacggagGAAATATTGTCTActgccaaaaaaaataaattaaattcttGTTCTTATACTACCATAGCATTGCCTCCCCCTACAATAAGAGGTTGTTTGGTTTgaacaattatattataaagatTATCACGTGCAAATAAGTGATATGTAgattattaatttgatatgatttttttataaaattgattCCTTTCGATTCGATTTTGGTGCTCTTGAGTCTTGAGTATGGATCTGATATAATaaactatgtttttttttaattataaaatgagtacttttgtttaacaaattaaaatgagttGTTTTGTATTTCTTTACTTTAAAAAGGCCATGCTtaatatcaatatcatattatattagtACTATTATTCTAATACCACCAAACGTGGTAGCCTCAATTTTCCTAACTTAGAGtcgaattaatttatttcagaTGCTTTAAAATTATAACAGCTTTTACGTAGTTCTGAAATGCTATAAGCACctactttaaaattaaaataacaaaaatgagctgtgttttttgaattataaaatgagttactttaaaaaataataaattaaaatgaattattttgtatttctttactttttaaaaagggCCATGCTTAACAacaatatcatattatattattattcatattatatttgaaagtatagttaaaactaataatattcactcttaaatatgttatttattaaattttctcTTATTCTAATATCTCCAAACGTGGTAGCTTCAATTTTCCTAACTTAGAGTCAGATTGATTAATTTCATGTGCTTTTAAATTAAAACAGGTTTTACATAGTTTTGAAGTGCTATAAACATCAATTTTGAAGttacaataacaaaaataagtcaaaagccaaaaatataaattaaaatttctaaCTACttctccgtccacttttaattgtcataatttttttttagaatcaaGGGATAATgatctgaaaaatacctcaactttggtcgaatttgctgttgcgatactaaactttcataaggacctattaactccatagactatttaatacaatatttttacccctgaactatttaatagtatattttaaaggtatatatgtgcccacgtggacacattactatttataattttgcattattttttatgtccatgtgggcaaatatatatgtttaaaatacggtattaaatagtctagggaggtaataggtcctcatgaaagtttagtatcacaacaacaaatttgaccaaagttgagatatttttcagacccttatccctataatcaaactataaaaactttgactagcattttatgatgtattgttcatcatattgatatacaaaaaattgtaatttatagaacttttcgtatagtttttgaatatctaaatgtttatttaaaatatcaaacaaatgtaatttaatttaacattaaaaattaatcaaattgactttcaaaaaacgcaatatgacaattaaaagtggacggatgAGAAGGAGTATAAGCTAAAAGTCATTCCAAATGGGCTCTTAAAATCACCCGCTCTTACCTAAAATTCCTGATACATGGCTGCCTTAGATTCTCGGTGACCTTTTCAATTTCAGTGAATTTCCTGTGACATTAGCTAAACCCATGTCACTGTTTTAATTAGCATGTGGTATAAGTAGAATCGGAAATTGTTTAATCCAAGCACTAATCCACCTTTTCACTCACTCTGCATCTCCAGCTAACTTTTAACCAAAACAGCCATGGCGGCGACGGCGACGGCGACAGCGGCGGTGTCGAAAATTCCATTGACAGGGCTGAGGAAGAAGAGTTTGTTACCAGCATTGATTAAACCAGCTTCGCCGGGAAGAACCGGTAGCCGGAATTTCAATTTCGGTTTTAAACAGTTTTCACCGGTAAATGTTATAGCGAGCAGTAATGGAAGTGGTAGTACTGATAATGGCGTTGTTTCTGTTACACGTACAGCTCCATTAACTCCTCCTTCGCCTTCTAGCTCTCGGTGAGTAACAATTATGCATATTTTGTCATTATTAGATGCATTTGAAGTTTTAGTTCGTTTAGAGCGTCTGTTTGGATATTGGTTATTTTATGATTGATGAGTTGTTTGGAGCTTTATAAGAGAAAATTGGAGGTAGTTTGGGTTAAGGTACAACTAGAATAGGGCAACGAATAACATTATTTGCTTTCAAAAGTTTGTTCCTTGCTCTGTATCGAATCATTTTTCATTAGGAAATATGGTTCTATTTCAATTCCTTCTAAGTTTCCTTGGAGTAATTTGTGTTCTAGCAAATAGCAATTGATTAATGAAAGTGGTTATTTTGAAATCATTAAGGTGTTTTTTGTTTCGCTTGTCAATTTGAAGTTTGTCTCCGTGTATCTATTATATTAGGGGTTGTCCATAGGAACATTTGAATTAAACTAGTTTATAATTGTTTTGATGGTGACACTGGTTTTGTAGagtatggtttttttttttttcattttgattagTAAAGTACACAAGATTCCAATTATTTTGGCTTTTCTATCTCCTTATCTAATTGCACGAATCCATTTGATGTTGTTCCATGTATAAAATAACAGCTTTCTTGGTTGATTGAACTTTTTGACCCAGTTTCGTGATTCTAATGGAATAATTAAGCCAAAAGTAAAAAGTGTTACTATATTGCTGGAGTATCAGAATTTCTTTGTCAAAATATCAGCTTTTTAACCAACTGATTTATAAAAGGATGAAACTTTCTCTGGTTTTGTATATATAATGAGTTTTTTGTACATCAATCTTCTACAACCCTTTATATCGGGTATTCCTTTCCcccttattttttctttttgaacttAATTCAAAGTGGAAGAAGGCTGCCAAATGGATAGCATGACAGGTCCAGGATCATTTGCATTCTAGTTGTACAATTGACCAGATTTGGTTATTTCGGAAAATTAGTCTTCTATATTATTTAGATTTTGATAGAATTATCAAAGAAATAACCTTCTTTACTTTTTGATGGTCACCATGAGTTAATATAGAAATTGTTTAATACCTTGGCCTCATGGAGTTGTaattcaatgtttatatattaccAGGGTGAAAAGTCACACCATTTCAGTATTTGTTGGGGATGAAAGTGGCATAATCAATAGAATTGCTGGAGTTTTTGCTCGAAGGGGTTACAATATTGAGTCACTTGCTGTTGGTTTGAACAAGGATAAAGCTCTTTTTACCATAGTGGTCTCTGGAACTGAGAAGGTCTTGCAACAAGTTGTAGAGCAGCTCAATAAACTTGTGAATGTCTGGAAGGTTAGTCTTATGTTCTGAAATATCAGGCTGTATTTCGTTGTTAACCTTCTTAAAATTTTCTATCTGGGTTTTCGAGCTATGTTTGCTTtgactcttcaaaaataaaaatgttaatgGATGCATGTCAGAAGTAGTGTATTTTCGGAGAATCTAACACCGGTGTGGAATCGAAAGTGAATAGTCCACGCAACTTAGTTTCTAAGGATGTCTTTCTAATGGGAAGGTGCCAATTTGATAAATTCTACAGGATCTACTGTCTGCAGTTGTGTGTTTGTGCCAATGGCATGACTGTTCACACACATATCAATTACCTGTTTATACATTGCTGTCAATTGATCCCCTGTTCTTTTAAAAGCATCTGTGATTGTTATACTTATAGGCAATCATCATTAACAGAAGTTCTTTGAAATGTTTGGTAGAGGAAGCTCTGATTTGTAACTTGTAAGTTAACAGTAGGCTTCCATACTTAATTTTCCTTTGCCTTGACATGCAAAACGTGAGAATAATTGGTAATTGTCATTGGTTTCTAATTCTTCAATGTCCTTTCTCATTGACTCAATGGATTAGTTAAAGTAGTACCTTAAATATCTTTGcacttcaaaaaaaaagaagaagaagagttacATCCTTAAATAAATTCTTCTGCAGTGAGACAAAATTATGTATATGTCTACCTTGTATTCAGTTGTCATAAAACAGATCACACTTACCAAATTAATTTGCTATGATGTTTCAGGTGGAGGATCTGTCAAGAGAACCACAAGTGGAACGAGAATTGATGCTCATAAAACTGAATGCAGACGCAACCACAAAAGCTGAAGTATACAAGACACCTCTTGCTTTTCGTGCTTAACTTTGCTCTATATCAGAAATATTTCTAAATCAATGAGCTGGGACAATCTCCCTATTGATTAATCTTTAAACCCCAAGTTGCCGGGGGGTacatttattcaaatttaatctcGGACATACTGCAGTTAGCATATTAATCCTCTATTTGGATGAGACAATCCCTCTAAGTCTGTTTAACGAAATTGATCAAATAGGGAAATAAAGAGCTGGAATTCTTTCctataacttttttctttaagAAGTTCTGGAATTCTATTAAGTAAAGAAGGATCTAATTCCATGAAGATCAATTGTAAACGAGAAAACGAGGTCCTTTCCTTTTAGGCAGTAATTTGAGTGCACACAGTACAAAATTGTTAAGGTTCCTTGGTCTTTAGCCTTCCCATCTTTCAGTTACAACATATATAGAATGAACAGTGTATACATTGTTTTAAGTCATTGATTATGACGTGCCATTATTTTCTTATCGTCTTAGTCTATGTACTATCTCATTATGTTTTACTTTGATATTCAGATCATGTGGTTGGTGGACATCTTCAGAGGAAAAATTGTGGATATATCAGAACACTTTCTGACTATTGAGGTGACTTCAATCTTCTTTCCCAGCTTTTACATGTCATTTGAAGTGTGTAGACATATCTCTTGCCTTGGGGTCTGATGCATGGCTAGTACTTGATCACTAATTGTTTTAGCAACTTAATCACAGAACACTATTGAAGATCTTAGATTCATCTCTTTCACAAAACTTTGCATATACTAATATGATGTGTGTACAATGtgcataatttcatttttgtaGTGCCAATCAAGTTCTTGTgcttttttaaataacaaacaGATTTATTGTCTTGTGGTTGGCTTAGGTAACTGGTGATCCAGGGAAAATGGCTGCCGTTCTGAGAAATTTAAGCAAGTTTGGGATTAGCGAACTAGCCCGAACTGGGAAGGTACATTTTCCATGTTTGAAACGACTGATATATTCTAATTTTGGCATATATGCCTAAATGGTTTTGTGATTTTGGTTACCATGTTCTCTGATTGCATAGTTCTACCTTATATAAGCCAGTAACTTTTGCTGACCAGCTGTAGTGATCAAGGTTGTATGTGCTCTAAAAGGTTTGGTTCTGATAAATGGATAATAAATTGGATAACTGACTAAAGTTTGAGGAGTCACATATTTCTTAGTTTATTTGTTATTAATCAGACATTGTCTCAAATGTCTAATATTAAGGGTTTTCTTACAATAATACCTCGATTCTATTATACTGGCTGACCCACTTTATGCAATCAAGTagttatctttatttttaaagataaaaggAAGAAAGCACTAGGGATGACGTGGGGCTGTTGTGTATTGATCTTTGTCACCACAGATTGCTTTGAGACGAGAAAAGATGGGTGAGGATGCTCCTTTTTGGAGGTTTTCTGC
Coding sequences within:
- the LOC125843600 gene encoding acetolactate synthase small subunit 1, chloroplastic; translation: MAATATATAAVSKIPLTGLRKKSLLPALIKPASPGRTGSRNFNFGFKQFSPVNVIASSNGSGSTDNGVVSVTRTAPLTPPSPSSSRVKSHTISVFVGDESGIINRIAGVFARRGYNIESLAVGLNKDKALFTIVVSGTEKVLQQVVEQLNKLVNVWKVEDLSREPQVERELMLIKLNADATTKAEIMWLVDIFRGKIVDISEHFLTIEVTGDPGKMAAVLRNLSKFGISELARTGKIALRREKMGEDAPFWRFSAASYPDLEEKLPSILNNKSRPIDNGARNDPGGDVYPVESSDEISVNQILDAHWGYLYDGDLSGIRSHTLSMLVNNAPGVLNLISGVISRRGYNVQSLAVGPAETEGLSRITTVVPGTDETIGKLVKQFNKLIDVHEVQDITHLPFAERELMLIKVAANAAARRDVLDIASIFRAKPVDVSDHTVTLELTGDFNKLLALQRLLEPYGICEVARTGRVALVRESGVDSTYLRGYALPQ